A single Phragmites australis chromosome 4, lpPhrAust1.1, whole genome shotgun sequence DNA region contains:
- the LOC133916350 gene encoding probable sugar phosphate/phosphate translocator At3g11320: MTAKGGASPSPGGAGAAAGKGRLFTVGLVTAWYSSNIGVLLLNKYLLSNYGFKYPIFLTMCHMSACALLSYTAIAWLRVVPMQLVRSRLQLAKIAALSLVFCGSVVSGNVSLRYLPVSFNQAVGATTPFFTAVFAYLITVKRESWVTYLTLVPVVTGVIIASGGEPSFHLFGFIMCIGATAARALKTVLQGILLSSEGEKLNSMNLLLYMAPIAVILLLPATIFMEDNVVGVTIELAKKDFTIVWLLLFNSCLAYFVNLTNFLVTKHTSALTLQVLGNAKGAVAVVVSIMIFKNPVSVTGMLGYTLTVIGVILYSESKKRSSKP, encoded by the exons ATGACGGCGAAGGGCGGCGCCTCGCCGTCGCCGGGCGGCGCGGGGGCCGCGGCGGGGAAAGGGCGCCTCTTCACGGTGGGCCTCGTCACCGCGTGGTACTCCTCCAACATCGGCGTGCTCCTGCTCAACAAGTACCTCCTCAGCAACTACGGCTTCAAGTACCCAATCTTTCTCACCATGTGCCACATGTCGGCCTGCGCCCTGCTCTCCTACACCGCCATCGCCTGGCTCCGCGTCGTGCCCATGCAGCTCGTACGCTCCCGCCTCCAGCTCGCGAAGATCGCCGCGCTCAGCCTCGTCTTCTGCGGCTCCGTTGTATCCGGCAACGTCTCGCTTCGGTACCTCCCTGTCTCCTTCAACCAGGCGGTCGGCGCCACCACGCCCTTCTTCACCGCCGTCTTCGCATACCTCATTACCGTCAAACGCGAGTCATGGGTCACCTACCTCACCCTTGTCCCCGTCGTCACCGGAGTCATCATCGCCAGCGGC GGCGAGCCTAGCTTTCATCTGTTTGGATTCATCATGTGCATAGGAGCCACTGCTGCAAGGGCGTTGAAGACAGTGTTGCAAGGAATTCTTCTGTCTTCTGAGGG GGAGAAGCTTAATTCTATGAATCTACTCTTGTACATGGCTCCAATTGCTGTTATTCTCTTGCTTCCTGCAACTATCTTTATGGAGGACAATGTTGTCGGCGTTACAATTGAACTAGCTAAAAAGGACTTCACCATTGTTTGGTTGCTATTGTTCAATTCTTGCTTGGCATATTTTGTCAATTTGACCAATTTCTTGGTGACCAAACATACTAGTGCACTGACTCTACAG GTTCTTGGGAATGCGAAGGGCGCCGTGGCAGTTGTCGTCTCAATTATGATATTCAAGAATCCTGTTTCTGTAACCGGAATGCTCGGTTACACACTTACAGTTATAGGCGTTATTCTTTACAGTGAATCCAAAAAACGAAGCAGCAAACCGTGA
- the LOC133916351 gene encoding arogenate dehydratase 2-like: MVSTACLRLPFLPTRSRSANPASTSSPPRRLSLKCSASANSVSISPASLPRAAVADGVESVDVNGLRRPPAPVSVSTVPAARDPHWLPRPLTSADVMEASGVGLKVAYQGCPGAYSEAAAKKAYPNCQTVPCEHFDTAFQAVQDKLADRAVLPLENSLGGSIHRNYDLLLRHKLHIVGEVRLAVRHCLLANPGVKIEDLTSAMSHPQALAQCEGTLTELGIEHREAVDDTAGAAKFVAEQMLQDTGAIASSLAAELYELEILAENIQDDKDNVTRFMMLAREPIISRTDKPFKTSIVFSLEEGPGELFKALAVFALREINLAKIESRPHKKRPLRVADDCSSPLKHFDYLFYVDLEASTADPKTQNALGNLKEFATFLQVLGSYPTDVSEL; this comes from the exons atggTCTCTACAGCCTGCCTTCGGCTCCCCTTCCTCCCCACCCGATCCCGCTCCGCCAacccggcctcaacctcctcgcCCCCCCGCCGCCTATCCCTCAAATGCAGCGCCAGCGCCAACTCCGTCTCCATCTCTCCCGCCTCGCTGCCGCGGGCAGCGGTGGCAGACGGCGTCGAGTCCGTGGACGTTAACGGACTGCGCCGCCCGCCTGCGCCTGTCTCCGTCTCCACCGTCCCCGCCGCCCGCGATCCCCACTGGCTGCCTC GGCCGCTCACTAGTGCGGACGTGATGGAGGCGAGCGGGGTGGGGCTTAAGGTTGCTTACCAG GGTTGCCCTGGAGCATACAGCGAGGCGGCAGCAAAGAAGGCGTACCCGAACTGCCAGACTGTACCCTGTGAGCACTTCGATACTGCATTTCAG GCTGTTCAAGACAAGCTTGCTGATAGGGCAGTACTGCCACTTGAGAATTCATTGGGAGGTAGCATACATCGGAACTATGACCTTTTGCTTCGGCATAAGTTGCAcattgttggagaggttcgccTTGCAGTTCGTCATTGCTTGTTAGCCAATCCTGGCGTGAAGATTGAAGACCTGACAAGTGCCATGAGTCATCCCCAG GCTCTTGCACAATGTGAGGGCACGTTGACAGAGTTAGGAATTGAACACAGAGAAGCTGTTGATGACACTGCTGGTGCAGCAAAG TTTGTTGCAGAACAAATGCTCCAAGACACTGGTGCTATTGCTAGTTCATTGGCTGCTGAACTGTATGAACTGGAGATTCTTGCTGAAAATATTCAG GATGACAAAGATAATGTCACTCGTTTTATGATGCTGGCTCGAGAACCTATCATATCTCGCACTGATAAACCATTCAAG ACTAGCATAGTCTTTTCACTTGAAGAAGGACCTGGAGAGCTCTTTAAGGCACTTGCTGTATTCGCACTGAGGGAAATCAACCTCGCAAAG ATTGAAAGTCGTCCACACAAGAAAAGACCTCTTCGTGTAGCTGATGACTGTTCCTCACCCTTAAA GCACTTCGATTACCTCTTTTATGTCGACCTTGAGGCATCGACAGCTGATCCAAAGACTCAGAATGCTCTTGGAAATTTAAAG GAGTTTGCAACCTTTTTACAAGTCCTGGGAAGCTATCCTACAGATGTGAGCGAACTATAA
- the LOC133916352 gene encoding mitogen-activated protein kinase 5-like — translation MSGGMDGAPVAEFRPTVTHGGRFLQYNIFGNLFEVTAKYQPPIMPIGRGAYGIVCSVMNLETREMVAIKKIANAFDNHMDAKRTLREIKLLRHLDHENIIGMRDVIPPPIPQAFNDVYIGTELMDTDLHHIIRSNQQLSEEHCQYFLYQILRGLKYIHSANVIHRDLKPSNLLLNANCDLKICDFGLARPSSESDMMTEYVVTRWYRAPELLLNSTDYSAAIDVWSVGCIFMELINRQPLFPGRDHMHQMRLITELIGTPTDEELGFIRNEDARKYMRHLPRFPRRPFASLFPGVQPVALDLIERMLTFNPLQRITVEEALGHPYLERLHDTADEPVCTDPFSFDFEQHALTEDQMKQLIFNEAIELNPNFRY, via the exons ATGAGCGGAGGCATGGACGGGGCGCCGGTGGCCGAGTTCCGGCCGACGGTGACGCACGGCGGCCGGTTCCTCCAGTACAACATCTTCGGCAACCTCTTCGAGGTCACGGCCAAGTACCAGCCGCCTATCATGCCTATCGGCCGCGGCGCATACGGGATCGTCTG CTCGGTGATGAACTTGGAGACCAGGGAGATGGTGGCGATCAAGAAGATCGCGAACGCCTTCGACAACCACATGGACGCCAAGCGCACGCTCCGGGAGATCAAGCTCCTCAGGCACCTCGACCACGAGAAC ATCATAGGCATGAGAGACGTGATCCCGCCGCCGATCCCTCAGGCGTTCAACGACGTGTACATCGGTACCGAGCTGATGGACACGGACCTCCACCACATCATCCGCTCCAACCAACAACTCTCGGAGGAGCACTGCCAG TACTTCTTGTACCAGATCCTGCGCGGGCTCAAGTACATCCACTCGGCGAACGTGATCCACCGGGACCTGAAGCCGAGCAACCTGCTGCTGAACGCCAACTGCGACCTCAAGATCTGCGACTTCGGGCTGGCGCGACCGTCGTCGGAGAGCGACATGATGACGGAGTACGTTGTGACGCGGTGGTACCGCGCTCCGGAGCTGCtgctcaactcgaccgactaCTCCGCCGCCATCGATGTCTGGTCCGTTGGCTGCATCTTCATGGAGCTCATCAACCGCCAGCCGCTCTTCCCCGGCCGCGATCACATGCACCAGATGCGCCTCATCACCGAG CTGATCGGGACGCCGACGGACGAGGAGCTCGGGTTCATCCGGAACGAGGACGCGAGGAAGTACATGAGGCACCTGCCGCGGTTCCCGCGCCGACCGTTCGCGAGCCTGTTCCCGGGGGTGCAGCCCGTCGCGCTGGACCTCATTGAGAGGATGCTGACATTCAACCCACTGCAGAGGATCACAG TTGAAGAGGCGCTGGGCCATCCGTACCTGGAGCGGTTGCACGACACCGCCGATGAGCCCGTCTGCACGGACCCATTCTCGTTCGACTTCGAGCAGCACGCCCTAACCGAAGACCAAATGAAGCAGCTGATATTCAACGAGGCCATCGAATTAAACCCGAAT